CGAGGAGGTAGCCGCCGTGTTCGAGTCACTGCAGTCGAACGCAATAGACATTCCGGAGCCGCTCGTGTTCGGGTGCCAACGACTCGAACGGGAACAGCAGGAACGACTCGACGATTCGCTGGCAGAATAGGTTCTCCTCAGACCGGACTGAACAGGAACAGGACGATGTTGTTCGTGGCCGGGCCGATGCCAACAGCGGTCACGAACGCGAGCAGAAGACTTGCTTCGACGGGGTCCTCTTCGAGATAGTCATCCAGCAGGAAGACGACCCCAATCGCGACGAGCAGTTTGACGAACACGAACAGCCAGCCTTTGCCGAGATACGGGGCTGTCGGGAGCGTGCCGGCAAACTCCATGATGCGGGCCGGAATTGGGGTTCGTTCAGTGATGCCGATAACGTCAGCGCCGACTGCCGTCGAGACGCCGTCAAGCATATGTGCGAACACGACGGTCGGGGCCGCATAGCGCATCCGAACCACGACCGGCGTTCGCCACAGCGCGACCGCGAGCACTGTCACGGCGGTGACGACAGTTGCGACGACGACCGCGACGGTGGGCCAGATGAGCCCCAGCAGACCGGATTCAAGCGCCATCACGACGGCGATGACGAGCAACACCGTCAGGAGTCCGATGCCGATGTACCCCAGATTGCGTGATATCGTCTCGCTGTGGCCGCGTCGG
The Haloarcula sp. CBA1129 genome window above contains:
- a CDS encoding DUF63 family protein, which translates into the protein MVLPSGLALPPLEYTVALLAGTLVVTALLYALEPPIDQRTVVALTPWMALGGALHAFHQPPIEAYRPVVAPLFGAPAVYLTTFVTLGVVWITLTLFSVRRGHSETISRNLGYIGIGLLTVLLVIAVVMALESGLLGLIWPTVAVVVATVVTAVTVLAVALWRTPVVVRMRYAAPTVVFAHMLDGVSTAVGADVIGITERTPIPARIMEFAGTLPTAPYLGKGWLFVFVKLLVAIGVVFLLDDYLEEDPVEASLLLAFVTAVGIGPATNNIVLFLFSPV